The following proteins come from a genomic window of Ornithinimicrobium cryptoxanthini:
- the purM gene encoding phosphoribosylformylglycinamidine cyclo-ligase — MSEPITYASAGVDVKAGDRAVELMKASVARAQRPEVVGGLGGFAGLFDASALRSMSRPVLATSTDGVGTKVAIAQAMDVHDTIGIDLVGMVVDDIVVSGAEPLFMTDYIACGKVVPERIAAIVSGIARGCELAGVALVGGETAEHPGLLGPEEYDVAGAATGVVEYDDVLGPQRVREGDAVIALASSGLHSNGYSLVRRVIAAAGWEWDRHVEELGRTIGEEALEPTRIYSRMLLDLIATDGVDVHALSHVTGGGLAANLGRVLPTGAMATIDRATWTPPAVFSLVQELGSVPLADLERTLNMGVGFVATVPGEQADRAVAASVELGVPAWVVGEVLADTGETGEEIVRGAKGVDGGAVRVTGNYRA; from the coding sequence TTGAGCGAGCCGATCACCTATGCCAGCGCCGGCGTCGACGTCAAGGCCGGCGACCGCGCGGTCGAGCTGATGAAAGCCTCGGTCGCCCGGGCGCAGCGTCCCGAGGTTGTCGGTGGGCTCGGCGGGTTCGCCGGCCTGTTCGACGCCAGCGCCCTGCGCTCCATGAGCCGGCCGGTGCTGGCCACGAGCACGGACGGTGTCGGCACCAAGGTCGCGATCGCGCAGGCGATGGACGTGCACGACACGATCGGCATCGACCTCGTCGGCATGGTCGTGGACGACATCGTGGTGTCCGGGGCGGAGCCGCTGTTCATGACTGACTACATCGCCTGCGGCAAGGTGGTCCCGGAGCGGATCGCGGCGATCGTCAGCGGCATCGCGCGCGGGTGCGAGCTGGCCGGGGTGGCGCTGGTCGGGGGCGAGACGGCTGAGCATCCGGGGCTGCTCGGTCCGGAGGAGTATGACGTCGCCGGCGCCGCCACCGGTGTCGTCGAGTATGACGATGTGCTGGGTCCGCAACGCGTGCGCGAGGGCGACGCCGTGATCGCGCTGGCGTCGTCCGGGTTGCACTCCAACGGCTACTCGCTGGTGCGGCGGGTGATCGCTGCCGCGGGTTGGGAGTGGGACCGCCACGTCGAGGAGCTGGGGCGCACGATCGGGGAGGAGGCGCTGGAGCCGACCCGGATCTACAGCCGGATGCTGCTCGACCTGATCGCCACCGACGGCGTCGACGTGCACGCGTTGTCCCACGTCACCGGCGGTGGTTTGGCGGCCAACCTGGGACGGGTGCTGCCGACCGGGGCGATGGCTACGATCGACCGTGCCACCTGGACCCCGCCCGCAGTGTTCTCGCTGGTGCAGGAGCTCGGCTCGGTGCCGCTGGCCGACCTGGAGCGGACGCTCAACATGGGCGTCGGGTTCGTCGCGACGGTGCCGGGCGAGCAGGCCGACCGTGCCGTGGCCGCCTCGGTCGAGCTCGGCGTGCCCGCGTGGGTGGTCGGTGAGGTGCTCGCGGACACCGGCGAGACAGGCGAGGAGATCGTGCGCGGCGCCAAGGGTGTCGACGGCGGGGCCGTGCGGGTCACCGGCAACTATCGCGCCTGA
- the purF gene encoding amidophosphoribosyltransferase, with protein MARADGRLSHDLMPDEKAPQDECGVFGVWAPGEEVAKLTYYGLYALQHRGQEAAGIATSDGRSLLVYKDVGLVSQVFDESSLASLRGHLAVGHCRYSTTGRNSWENAQPTLGGTEDQTVALAHNGNLVNTSQLRDRLVEIHGGDLRNAPGEVRRGNTTDTALVTGLLTADPDLSLEAAAMEVLPTLRGAFSLVFCDEQTLYAARDPQGVRPLVLGRLERGWVVSSETSGLDIVGASFVREVEPGELIAIDQNGLRSQRFAETDRKGCVFEYVYLARPDTTLNGRGVYESRVEMGRTLAREHPVDADMVMPTPESGTPAAIGYAEASGIPYGNGLVKNAYVGRTFIAPSQTIRQLGIRLKLNPLREVIRGKRLIVVDDSIVRGNTQRALVRMLREAGAAEVHVRISSPPVRWPCFYGIDFATRAELIATGLGVEDIRQSIGADSLGYISHEGMVAATLQPRDQLCTACFSGDYPIELPVAEQLGKDVLELEFSGGEVPTSPPERHTPLRERGAVDVDGVRLGSHGGAADAVSRP; from the coding sequence GTGGCACGCGCAGACGGACGGCTCTCTCACGACCTGATGCCCGACGAGAAGGCCCCGCAGGACGAATGTGGCGTCTTCGGCGTCTGGGCACCCGGTGAAGAGGTGGCCAAGCTCACCTACTACGGCCTCTATGCGCTGCAGCACCGTGGCCAGGAGGCGGCCGGCATCGCCACCAGCGACGGCCGCTCGCTGCTGGTCTACAAGGACGTCGGCTTGGTCTCCCAGGTCTTCGACGAGTCGAGCCTGGCCTCGCTGCGCGGTCACCTGGCGGTCGGTCACTGCCGCTACTCCACCACCGGGCGCAACTCCTGGGAGAACGCCCAGCCCACCCTCGGTGGCACCGAGGACCAGACCGTGGCCCTGGCGCACAACGGCAACCTGGTCAACACCTCGCAGCTGCGCGACCGGCTCGTCGAGATACACGGCGGTGACCTGCGCAACGCTCCCGGCGAGGTGCGCCGCGGCAACACCACCGACACCGCCCTGGTCACCGGACTGCTCACCGCCGACCCGGACCTGTCGCTGGAGGCCGCTGCGATGGAGGTGCTGCCCACGCTGAGGGGAGCGTTCTCCCTCGTCTTCTGCGACGAGCAGACGTTGTATGCCGCGCGCGACCCCCAGGGGGTCCGTCCCCTGGTCCTGGGTCGCCTCGAGCGAGGCTGGGTGGTCTCGTCCGAGACATCCGGCCTGGACATCGTGGGTGCCTCGTTCGTGCGCGAGGTCGAGCCGGGGGAGCTCATCGCGATCGACCAGAACGGTCTGCGCAGCCAGCGTTTCGCCGAGACCGACCGCAAGGGCTGCGTCTTTGAGTATGTCTATCTCGCCCGCCCCGACACCACGCTGAACGGTCGCGGTGTCTATGAGTCCCGCGTCGAGATGGGGCGCACGCTGGCGCGCGAGCACCCGGTCGACGCCGACATGGTGATGCCGACGCCGGAGTCGGGGACCCCGGCCGCGATCGGCTACGCCGAGGCGTCGGGCATCCCCTACGGCAACGGCCTGGTCAAGAACGCCTACGTCGGACGCACCTTCATCGCCCCGAGCCAGACGATCCGCCAGCTCGGCATCCGGCTCAAGCTCAACCCGCTGCGTGAGGTGATCCGCGGCAAGCGGCTGATCGTGGTCGACGACTCGATCGTGCGGGGCAACACCCAGCGCGCGCTGGTGCGGATGCTGCGCGAGGCCGGCGCCGCCGAGGTGCACGTGCGCATCTCCTCGCCGCCGGTGCGCTGGCCGTGCTTCTATGGCATCGACTTCGCCACCCGGGCCGAGCTGATCGCCACGGGGCTGGGCGTGGAGGACATCCGCCAGTCGATCGGGGCCGACAGCCTGGGCTACATCAGCCACGAGGGCATGGTGGCGGCGACCCTGCAGCCACGCGACCAGTTGTGCACGGCCTGCTTCTCGGGCGACTACCCGATCGAGCTGCCGGTCGCTGAGCAGCTCGGCAAGGACGTCCTCGAGCTGGAGTTCAGCGGAGGTGAGGTGCCCACCTCCCCGCCCGAACGGCATACCCCCCTGCGGGAGCGTGGTGCGGTCGACGTCGACGGAGTGCGGTTGGGCAGCCACGGCGGCGCGGCCGACGCCGTCTCGCGGCCCTGA
- the helR gene encoding RNA polymerase recycling motor ATPase HelR, which yields MTRAAQIFELPERLATKDDSALIGADQEHLAAVGQALEETIDELSARLDDTRRRPAGGGQDALERDQEVHRLTARLRTLRRFGLDLCLGRMVLDEGAGGAAGDRTVYVGRLGLTDSTGRRLLVDWRSPAAEPFFGATHANPMGLASRRRYRWTRERITDYWDEVFTPDGLQGHAALDDQSAFIASLGSNRSPRMRDVLGTIQSDQDAIIRAGSRGALVVDGGPGTGKTVVALHRSAYLLYADPRLGHHRGGVLFVGPHQPYLAYVADVLPSLGEEGVQTCTLRDLVPEGADAAPELDPQVAALKSSAQMVDAIETGIRFSEEPPGRGMTVSNDWAEIPVTASDWSEAFDAAPPGVPHNEARESVLDALLDILVDKVDAATTEEDEQVQPEALRRSLRADEDLTSALNAAWPMLDAGDVVGDLWTVPAYLRLCAPWLTPEEVRALQRRDAYAWTESDLPLLDAARHRLGDAGLARDRHRREAQLAAQREEMDRVVEHLVAADDSEMQVMSMLRVEDLQGALVDEAGVSTKDPDRLAGPFAHVVVDEAQELTDAEWQMLRLRCPSRSFTVVGDRAQARHGFTESWQERLERVGLERITVSTLSINYRTPEEVMTEAEPVIRAALPDANVPVSVRSTGIPVSYGVVSDLGQVVGDWLAAHEEGVACVIGDPTFSATARVQSLTPQLAKGLEFDLVVLVDRGGFGAGIEGAVDRYVSMTRATQQLVILGDHG from the coding sequence ATGACCCGAGCTGCCCAGATCTTCGAGCTGCCCGAGCGGCTGGCGACCAAGGACGACTCTGCGCTGATCGGCGCCGACCAGGAGCACCTGGCCGCCGTCGGGCAAGCGCTTGAGGAGACCATCGACGAGCTGTCGGCTCGCCTGGACGACACACGCCGGCGCCCGGCGGGCGGAGGGCAGGACGCGCTCGAGCGCGACCAGGAGGTCCACCGCCTGACTGCGCGGCTGCGGACGCTGCGCCGCTTCGGCCTGGACCTGTGCCTGGGGCGGATGGTCCTCGACGAGGGCGCCGGCGGTGCCGCCGGAGACCGGACCGTGTATGTCGGAAGGCTGGGGCTGACGGACAGCACCGGTCGGCGGCTGCTCGTGGACTGGCGCTCCCCGGCTGCGGAGCCGTTCTTCGGCGCGACGCACGCCAACCCCATGGGGCTGGCCAGTCGTCGCCGCTATCGCTGGACCCGGGAGCGCATCACCGACTACTGGGACGAGGTGTTTACCCCCGACGGGCTCCAGGGGCACGCCGCGCTCGACGACCAGTCGGCGTTCATCGCCAGCCTCGGGAGCAACCGGTCGCCGCGGATGCGCGACGTGCTCGGCACGATCCAGTCCGACCAGGACGCCATCATCCGTGCCGGATCCCGCGGTGCCCTCGTCGTCGACGGTGGGCCCGGCACGGGCAAGACGGTCGTAGCCCTGCACCGGTCGGCATACCTGCTGTATGCCGATCCGCGCCTGGGTCATCACCGCGGCGGTGTGCTCTTCGTCGGACCGCACCAGCCCTATCTCGCCTATGTCGCGGACGTGCTGCCCAGCCTCGGCGAGGAGGGCGTGCAGACCTGCACCCTGCGCGACCTGGTGCCCGAGGGAGCCGACGCCGCCCCCGAGCTGGACCCGCAGGTGGCTGCGCTGAAGTCGAGCGCCCAGATGGTGGACGCGATCGAGACGGGCATCCGGTTCTCTGAGGAGCCGCCAGGCCGCGGGATGACGGTGTCGAACGACTGGGCAGAGATCCCGGTGACCGCCTCGGACTGGAGCGAGGCGTTCGACGCCGCGCCGCCGGGAGTCCCGCACAACGAGGCCCGCGAGAGCGTCCTGGACGCGCTCCTCGACATCCTGGTCGACAAGGTCGACGCTGCCACCACGGAGGAGGACGAGCAGGTGCAGCCGGAGGCTCTGCGGCGCTCTCTGCGGGCGGACGAGGACCTGACCTCGGCCCTCAACGCGGCGTGGCCCATGCTCGACGCGGGTGACGTCGTCGGGGACCTGTGGACGGTGCCGGCCTATCTGCGTCTGTGCGCGCCCTGGCTGACGCCGGAGGAGGTCAGGGCGTTGCAGCGGCGCGACGCCTACGCCTGGACGGAGTCGGATCTGCCGCTGCTCGACGCCGCCCGACACCGGCTCGGCGACGCGGGCCTGGCACGCGACCGGCACCGCAGGGAGGCCCAGCTGGCGGCGCAGCGTGAGGAGATGGATCGCGTGGTCGAGCACCTGGTCGCCGCCGACGACTCCGAGATGCAGGTGATGTCGATGCTGCGCGTGGAGGACCTGCAGGGTGCGCTGGTCGACGAGGCTGGCGTGTCCACGAAGGACCCGGACCGGCTGGCCGGCCCGTTTGCACACGTTGTCGTCGACGAGGCCCAGGAGCTGACCGACGCCGAGTGGCAGATGCTGCGGCTGAGGTGCCCCTCGCGCAGCTTCACCGTCGTCGGGGACCGCGCGCAGGCCCGGCACGGCTTCACCGAGTCCTGGCAGGAGCGACTGGAACGGGTCGGGCTCGAGCGCATCACTGTCTCGACGCTGAGCATCAACTACCGCACGCCTGAGGAGGTGATGACCGAAGCCGAGCCGGTGATCCGTGCGGCCCTGCCGGACGCCAACGTGCCGGTCTCGGTGCGCAGCACCGGCATCCCGGTCAGCTATGGCGTGGTGTCCGACCTGGGCCAGGTAGTCGGCGACTGGCTCGCCGCCCACGAGGAAGGCGTCGCGTGCGTCATCGGTGACCCCACCTTCAGCGCCACCGCACGGGTGCAGTCACTCACCCCGCAGCTGGCCAAGGGGTTGGAGTTCGACCTCGTGGTGCTGGTCGACCGGGGCGGGTTCGGGGCCGGAATCGAGGGCGCGGTCGACCGCTATGTGAGCATGACGCGCGCGACCCAGCAGCTCGTCATACTCGGGGATCATGGCTAG